Proteins encoded by one window of Panicum virgatum strain AP13 chromosome 7N, P.virgatum_v5, whole genome shotgun sequence:
- the LOC120681614 gene encoding ammonium transporter 1 member 1-like, with translation MSTCAADLAPLLGAAAANATDYLCSQFADTASAVDATYLLFSAYLVFAMQLGFAMLCAGSVRAKNTMNIMLTNVLDAAAGALFYYLFGFAFAFGTPSNGFIGKQFFGLKHLPRTGFDYDYFLYQWAFAIAAAGITSGSIAERTQFVAYLIYSAFLTGFVYPVVSHWFWSTDGWAAASRTSGPLLFGSGVIDFAGSGVVHMVGGVAGLWGALIEGPRIGRFDHAGRSVALKGHSASLVVLGTFLLWFGWYGFNPGSFNTILKSYGPAGTVHGQWSAVGRTAVTTTLAGSVAALTTLFGKRLQTGHWNVVDVCNGLLGGFAAITAGCSVVDPWAAVICGFVSAWVLIGANALAARLKFDDPLEATQLHGGCGAWGILFTALFARQKYVEEIYGPGRPYGLFMGGGGRLLAAHIIQILVIAGWVSCTMGPLFYALKKLDLLRISADDEMAGMDLTRHGGFAYVYHDEEPGDKAGVGGFMLRSAQNRIEPAAAATTGNQV, from the coding sequence ATGTCGACGTGCGCGGCGGACCTCGCGCCGCtgctgggcgcggcggcggcgaacgccACGGACTACCTATGCAGCCAGTTCGCGGACACGGCGTCGGCGGTGGACGCCACGTACCTGCTCTTCTCGGCGTACCTCGTCTTCGCCATGCAGCTGGGCTTCGCCATGCTCTGCGCCGGCTCCGTCCGCGCCAAGAACACCATGAACATCATGCTCACCAAcgtgctcgacgccgccgcgggggcgcTCTTCTACTACCTCTTCGgcttcgccttcgccttcgGCACGCCCTCCAACGGCTTCATCGGGAAGCAGTTCTTCGGCCTCAAGCACCTGCCCAGGACCGGCTTCGActacgactacttcctctaccaGTGGGccttcgccatcgccgccgcgggcaTCACGTCGGGGTCCATCGCCGAGAGGACGCAGTTCGTCGCCTACCTCATCTACTCCGCCTTCCTCACGGGGTTCGTGTACCCGGTCGTGTCGCACTGGTTCTGGTCCACCGACGGGTGGGCCGCCGCGAGCCGCACGTCCGGCCCGCTCCTCTTCGGCTCCGGCGTCATCGACTTCGCCGGCTCCGGGGTCGTCCACATggtcggcggcgtcgccggGCTCTGGGGCGCGCTCATCGAGGGCCCCCGCATCGGCCGCTTCGACCACGCCGGCCGCTCCGTGGCGCTCAAGGGCCACAGCGCGTCGCTCGTCGTGCTCGGCACCTTCCTCCTGTGGTTCGGCTGGTACGGCTTCAACCCGGGGTCCTTCAACACCATCCTCAAGTCCTACGGCCCCGCCGGGACCGTCCACGGGCAGTGGTCGGCCGTGGGCCGCACCGCCGTCACCACCACCCTCGCCGGCAGCGTCGCCGCGCTCACCACGCTGTTCGGGAAGCGGCTCCAGACGGGCCACTGGAACGTGGTGGACGTCTGCAACGGGCTCCTCGGCGGGTTCGCGGCCATCACGGCCGGCTGCAGCGTCGTCGACCCGTGGGCCGCCGTGATCTGCGGGTTCGTGTCCGCGTGGGTGCTCATCGGGGCGaacgcgctcgccgcgcgcctCAAGTTCGACGACCCGCTGGAGGCCACGCAGCTCCACGGCGGGTGCGGCGCGTGGGGCATCCTCTTCACCGCGCTCTTCGCCAGGCAGAAGTACGTGGAGGAGATCTACGGCCCGGGGAGGCCGTACGGGTTGttcatgggcggcggcgggcgcctcctcgccgcgcacATCATCcagatcctggtcatcgccggGTGGGTGAGCTGCACCATGGGCCCGCTCTTCTACGCGCTCAAGAAGCTGGACCTGCTGCGCATCTCGGCCGACGACGAGATGGCCGGCATGGACCTGACCCGTCACGGCGGCTTCGCCTACGTCTACCACGACGAGGAACCCGGCGACAAGGCCGGGGTTGGTGGGTTCATGCTCAGGTCCGCGCAGAACCGTatcgagccggcggcggcggcgacgaccggCAACCAGGTTTAA